The nucleotide sequence GTGCCTCAAGCAAAAACTGTGGGGCAAGGCCCAGCGTCACTTGGAGCAGGCTTTGTCGGACGCGAACGAGCCGCAAATGGTGCGCGACGCCCACTTGAAGCTGGCGCAGATGCACGATGCCTTGCAGCAAACGGAGCAGGCCGCGGCCCATTACCGGCAGTGTGCCTTGGCCACCATGCTGTAAGCCTTGTAGACCTTTTCGCCAGACGTAAAAAAGCCGTTCAGTGCAGACTGAACGGCTTTTTTTACGTGCGCACTGCATGGCGCAATGCGCTGCTACCTTACTTCTTCGGTACGGCAGTGCTTTCCGGCAAGGCATACGCGATCAGGGTGTCGCTCATCTTCGTGCCCAGCGAACCGTGGCCACCGGCCATGACGACGACGAACTGGCGTCCCGACTTGTTCGAGACATAGCTCATCGGCGTAGCCTGACCGCCGGCGGGCAAGCGGGCTTTCCAGATGACTTTACCGTTGCTGACATCGTAGCCGCGGATATAGTAGTCGAGCGTGCTGCTGAGGAAGGTCACGCCGCCACCCGTGGTGACCATGCCGCCCAGGCTGGGCACGCCCAGCGGCAGTGGAATCGGCACGGGACCGCTGTCGCGCGTGGTGCCGTTCTTGTGCATCCACACTTTTTTCATGGTGCGCAGGTCGACGGCGGCCACATAGCCCCAAGGCGGTGCCTGGCATGGGAAGCCCAGCGGCGACAAAAAGGCCTTGATTTCCACGGCGAACGGTACGCCCGTCTGTGGCTGCAAGCCCATTTCGCCGCCCGTGCCGCCCTTGGCCGTCGTTTCGGCGCGTGGCACGAGTTTTTCCAGGAAGCCCATGTAGTCAGGGTTGACGATCAACAACTGGCGCACGGGGTCGATGGCTGCGCCGCCCCATTCGAAGATGCCCAGCGGGCCCGGGGAGATGACGGCACCCTTGCCGGCTGTTTGCGGCGTGAACGGGCCTTCATAGCGGCGTTCCTTGAAGATGATGCGGCAAGCAAGCTGGTCGAACGGCGTCGTGCCCCACATGTCTGCTTCGCTGATGTTGCGCTCAGGTAAGAAGGTCAGGGCCGAGAAAGGCTGCGTGGGTGACAGGGTGTCGCCAGCGGCAGGATTGCTCGTTGGCACGGGTTTTTCCGGCGCCGGCACGACCAGGCTGCCATCGCGGCGGTCGATCACATAGATATCGCCCCGCTTTGTCGTGGCAACCACGGACGGGACCTTGCCTTTTGGCGTATCGATGTCGACCAGCGAAGGTTGTCCGCCGATATCCATGTCCCAGATATCGTGGTGTACGGTCTGGTACACCCAGCGTACTTTGCCCGTCGCCAGGTCCAGCGCGACGATGGCACTGTTGAATTTCTCGCCATTCTTGTTGCGATTGCCGCCCCAGGTGTCGGGGGTTTCATTACCCATTGGAATGTAGACCATGCCCAGCTTTTCATCGATGCTGGCCACGCCCCACGAGTTGGGCGAGTTGTTGGTGTAGTTCTTGCCTTCAGGGAAGGGCTTGGTATCTTCCGGCGTGGCGGGGTCCCAGTTCCACAGCAGCTTGCCCGTGACAGGGTCATAGCCGCGGATAACGCCCGACGGTTCTTCCGTCGAATGATTGTCCGTCACGCTGGCGGCGATCACGGCCACGTTTTGCGCTACGGCCGGCGGGGAAGTGGGCATCAGGAAACCGCGCTTGATCATGGCCATGTTTTTATACAGGTTGACGACGCCGTTGTTGCCAAAGCTCTTGCACGACTCGCCCGTATCGGCATTGACGGCGATCATGGTGCCATCCATGGTCGGCGCCAGGATGCGGCGCGGACATTCCATGCTGGCAGCTTCGGGGGCAGGATTGTTCCTGGCGCGGCCCGCATTGACGTCCCAGTAGGCGACGCCACGGCAGATCATGTGCTGGTAACTGGCCGCGTCGCGGTTGATCTTCGGGTCGTGGCGCCAGATTTCCTTGCCTGTGTCCGGATTCAGGGCGATGACGATATTGTGCGGCGTGCACAGGTACAGCATGTCATTGACCTTCAGCGGCGTGACTTCGTTGGCGATCTCGCCCGGGTCGTTCGGTCCCTTGAAGTCGCCCGTGTGATAGGTCCAGGCTTCTTTCAGTCCGGAAATATTGGCCGGCGTGATCTGCGCAGCCGGGGCATAGCGGTCGCCATAGCCGGAGCGGCCATACGCGGACCAGTCGTTGTGCTCGACGCCGGGCGCCAGGTCGCCAGTGGCGGTAGCCGCCATGTTGTCGGCTGGTACGTCGCCATGCAAGTCATGGTAGTCCTGGAACAGGGCGATGACGCCGGCGATGACGGTCAGGGCCACGGCGGCGCTGAGGGCCGTCTTTCCCCCTTGCGGCTGTTTCGCTGCGGCGGGTGGCGCCAGGCGGCGGCTGACGAAGGGCAGCAGCAGCCAGACGGCGGCGGCAAACCAGATGTCGAGGCGCGGCAGCAATTGCCACCAGTCGAATTTCACTTCAATGACGGACCAGATGAGGGTGGCGATCAGCAGCAGCGCCATGAACGGTTGCGCACTGCGCTTGCCCTGGAACACCAGCACGCCGGCAACGAGTATGCCTATGCCTGCCAGCAAGTAGTACCAGGAGCCGCCGAGACTGGCCAGCCAGATGCCGCCGCCCAGCAGGGCGAGGCCAAACAGAATGAAAATAACACCGGTGACCTTTAATAAAGGACCGGGTCGGAAAGAGGGAATCATCATATTCCTTTTTGCAAGGATTTATCGGTGGCGCGTTGAGAACGCCATATTGAATTCAGGGAAGGCGTCGATTGCAGAATATACAAAGTTTGGAATCACCAGAATGTTATAGTTTATCAGAATTGATGATTGTCTTCTGGTTGCGCCATTTTTTGGCGGGGTCGCCATTTGAATCAATTGAAGGCTTCAAATAAGAACAAATATTATGCTCGATGGTGGGTTTGCCGGGCTGGAAGGTTCCCTGCCGGGCGATGATCGACGGGTCTTGACATGGCGGCGCAATAACAGGGATTTATTGGGTATAGATTAATCGGCAAAACCGTTGCCATAAGTGGCTGTAAAAATTGCAATTCCACATATAATAACCATATTATCGGCATGGTGATATTGAAGTGAAAATATGCAGATGCTTCCTGTATTAATTCAGGGTTCCCGTAGTATTACTTAAGTGTTTTCACTTATTATGTTCGGCGGCCGCTTTATTCTCTCGTTGGCCGGCTGCGGCGGACAGTAAAGCCGGGCGGGCGGCAGGCTGCGCGGGCGAGGGGGCCGTGCATGCCACTGTTGTTGGCGTGATGCGCAATACGCCGGCGGGCCGCTGCTGCATCGCACAAGCCGCCTGTACTTCGCTATAATTGCGCGGTTAAAACACAATCCGCTAATGAGGAACCCCATGAGTTTGAATAACGTCTCTTCCGGCCGCGACCTGCCGAACGATTTCAACGTCGTCATCGAAATCCCGATGAATGCCGATCCGATCAAGTACGAAGTTGACAAGGAAAGCGGCGCGATCTTCGTCGATCGCTTCATGGGTACCGCCATGCATTACCCGTGCAACTACGGCTATGTGCCGAACACCCTGTCGCCGGACGGCGACCCGGTTGACGTGCTGGTCATCACCCCATTCCCGCTGATCCCGGGCGTTGTCGTGCGCTGCCGTCCTATCGGCGTGCTGAAAATGACCGACGAGTCGGGCGAAGACGCGAAAGTACTGGCCGTGCCAGTCGACAAGGTCCTGTCGATCTACAGCCACTGGCAAAAGCCGGAAGACTTGAACGAACTGCGCCTGCGCCAGATCCAGCATTTCTTCGAGCACTACAAAGACCTGGAAAAAGGCAAATGGGTCAAGATCGACGGCTGGTATGGTCCAGACGTGGCCAAGGAAGAAATCCTGAACGGCGTCGCCGCCTTCAAGAAAGATGCTGAAAAAGCATAACAGCACCTGGTAAAAAAAACGCTCCCCGCCAGCGATGGCCGGGAGCGTTTTTTATTTTTCTAGCCGCGAAACGGGCTGTGGTCGTTCAATTCGTCGAGGTAGGCATCGATGCCGCCCCGTTCGCGCTCGAGGAAGCGCTGCACGGCGTCGGCGAAAGCCGGATGCGCCAGCCAGTGGGCGGACCAGGTCTTCTGCGGCAGGAAGCCCCGCGCCATCTTGTGCTCCCCCTGGGCGCCCCCTTCGAAGGTGGTGATGCCGTTAGCGATGCAAAATTCCAGCGGCTGGTAATACGCCGTCTCGAAATGCAAGCAGGGCACGTGCTCGAGCGCGCCCCAGTAGCGGCCATACAGGGTGTCAGTCGTGTGGATCACCAGCGAGGCGGCAATGGCCCGGCCTTCGCGCTCGGCGATCACCAGTAAAATGTTCTGCGGCATGCTGGCACCGATGCGCCGGAAGAAGTCCAACGACAAGTAAGGCGAGGAGCGGTGTTCCGCATAGGTATTGCTGTAGCAGCGATGGAACAGTGTCCAGTCGGCGTCAAGGGCGTTCACCCCGCGCACCTGGCGCATGGTCACACCCGCTTCCTGTACCTTGCGCCGCTCGGCGCGGATATTCTTGCGCTTCTTGTTTTCCAGAGTGGAGAGGAATTGCTCGAAATCCGTGTAGCCGGGATTGATCCAGTGAAATTGCACGCCACTACGCATCAGGTAGCCGGCTTGCGCCAGCAGGCGCGCCTCGTTTTCCGGCGGGAACAGGATGTGGCAGGACGAGACGGCGCTGGCTTGCTGCTGGGCCTGCAGGAAGGCCAGCAGGGCGGCGCGTGCCTGGCCATCGCGGGCCAGCAAGCGCGCGCCGCTGACGGGCGTGAAGGGTATCGCGGACAATAGTTTCGGGTAATATTCAAGGCCATGCTGCTGATACGCGTCGGCCCAGGCCCAGTCGAACACATATTCGCCATACGAGTGCATCTTCAGGTACAGGGGCAGGGCGGCAGCCAGGGTCTCGCCTTGCCACAACGCCAGGTAATTCGGCTGCCAGCCCGTCTCTGCGCTGGCGCAGCCGGACTCATGCAGCGCGTGCAGAAAGGCGTAGGAGAGGAAGGGAGTGGCGTCCGCCTGGCTGGCCAGCAGTTCAGTCCAGGCCGCTTCGCCAATTTCAGCCAGAGTGGAGACGATAGCCGTGCGATAATTCATTGTTGTAGTGTGCATTCTTCACTCTCGGGGCGCCACCATCGGCCTGCGCGCCCCTGTCTTGTTCTTGTTTAATAAAATTAATAAAACGAAATTTCCACCATCATGACAGTCAAAGTCGCAATTGCTCAAATGAATAGTACGGTCGGCGATCTGGCCGGCAACCGTGCCAAGATCTTCGACCTTTCCCGCCGCGCCTTTGAGGCGGGCGCCGATATCGTGCTCACGCCGGAACTGTCGCTGGTCGGCTATCCACCCGAGGACCTGTTGCTGCGCAATGCATTCTACGCAAAAACGCAGGAAGTGTTTGCGGGGCTGGCCTTGGAGCTGGCCCAGTTCAAGGATTTGCACGTGGTGGTGGGCTTGCCCCTGCAAGATGAGAAGGGCGTGCGCCACAATGCCGCCTCCGTGCTGCTGAACGGCGAAGTGCTGGGCACCTACCGCAAGCACGACTTGCCGAACACGACCGTTTTCGATGAAAAGCGTTACTTTACGTCGTCGGACCAGGCCTTTGTGTTTGGCGTGAAAGGCGTGCGTTTCGGCATCAATATCTGCGAAGACACGTGGTTCCAGCACGCGCCCATGCGTGCCCGCGCGGCTGGCGCGCAAGTGCTGCTGGTACCGAACGGCTCGCCGTATCACATGAACAAGCAGCATCTGCGCTATGAAACCATGCGCAAGAACGTCAGCGCGCAAGGCATGGCCCTGGTCTACGCCAACCTGGTCGGTGGCCAGGATGAGCTGATTTTCGATGGCGACTCGTTTGTCATGGATGCGGCCGGCACGATTTGCGCCCAGCTGCGCCATTTCGAGGAAGATTTGCAGCTGGTCGAGTTCGACGGCGCCACGCCCGTGCCGCAAGCCCTGGCCGCTCCGTTGACGATCGAGGCGCAGGTGTACCAGGCGCTGGTGCTGGGCGTACGCGACTATATCGGCAAGAATGGCTTCCCTGGCGTGCTGATCGGCATGTCGGGCGGCGTCGATTCCGCCCTGACCCTGGCCATCGCCGTCGATGCACTGGGCGCCGACAAGGTGCGCGCCGTGATGATGCCATCGCAGTTTACGGCCGATATCTCGTGGATCGATTCGCGCGACATGGTAAAACGCCTCAATGTGCGCTACGATGAAATTCCGATCAAGCAAACCTTCGATGCCTTCCGCGCCACCCTGGCAGGGGAATTCGCGGGACTGGCGGAAGACGCGACGGAAGAAAACATCCAGGCGCGCATCCGCGGCACCTTGCTGATGGCCCTGTCGAACAAGCATGGCAGCATCGTGCTGACGACGGGCAACAAGAGCGAGATGGCCGTCGGTTATTGCACGCTGTACGGCGACATGGCGGGCGGCTTTGCCGTCATCAAGGATATCGCCAAGACGCTGGTGTACCGCCTGTGTGCCTGGCGTAACAGCGTGTCGGACGTGATACCCGAGCGTATCCTGACGCGCGGACCGTCGGCCGAGCTGCGCGCCGACCAGCTGGACCAGGATTCCTTGCCGCCGTATGAGGTACTCGACGGCATCATGCAGCTGTACATGGAAGAAAACCGTCCGATCGCCGAGATTATCGAGGCTGGCTACCCGCCGGCCGATGTGGCCCGGGTCACGCGCCTGATCAAGATCAACGAATACAAGCGGCGCCAGTCGCCGGTGGGCATCCGCGTCACGCACCGTGGCTTCGGCCGCGACTGGCGCTATCCGATTACCTCCAAGTTCTACGAGTAAGCAGCCATCTGTCCACAATCCAACAATGTTAAGGAGTAGCCATGAAACAGATTACCGCCATCATCAAACCATTCAAGCTCGACGAAGTACGCGAGGCCCTGGCCGATGTGAACGTGACGGGCTTGACCGTGACGGAAGTGAAGGGCTTTGGCCGCCAGAAGGGGCATACCGAGCTGTACCGTGGCGCCGAGTACGTGGTCGACTTCTTGCCGAAAGTTAAAGTCGAAGTGGTGGTGGACGACAGCGTATCCGAACTGGTGGTCGACGCCATCATCAAGGCTGCTCGCACGGGCAAGATCGGCGATGGCAAGATCTTCGTGCGCGACGTGGAGCAAGTGATCCGCATCCGCACAGGTGAAACGGGTCCGGACGCCGTCTAAGTTTTTGCTGGTGGGTGCGCCAGCGATGTTGTCGGATTGCGGCTCTTCGAGCCTCATCCGACCTACGTATAGCAATGTGTGTCATGCCGTAGGTCGGGTTAGCGCGCCAGCGCGTTAGCCGACGCTGCTGAGCCACCAAAGCTGCCCGATTGCGCAGCAGCGCGCTTCACCGCCCCAGCCGCATGTCGAATTTCCAGCATATCAGGCGCAAGATTGTGATGCCGCTGGCGCTGGTCCACAGCGCGAAGTCGTGCTCGGCGCCGAAGTGCATCTGCAGCAGGTAGGCCCAGCAGCCGAAAAACGCGCAAATGGCGTACGGTTTGCCGTCGCGAAATACCATCGGTACTTCATTGCAGACGATGTCGCGCATCACGCCGCCAAAAATCCCCGTAATTACCCCCATCATTGAGGCGATGAAGATCGGCATGCCGGCGCGCATGGCTTCGGCCACGCCCGCGATGGCGAACATGCCCAGGCCGATGGCGTCGGCAATGACGATCAGGCGTTCCGAGACGATCTGGCGCAAATGCTGGATCAATGGCGCGGCCGTCAGGGCCAGCACGAAGATGAGAATGGCGTATTCCTGGTGCGAGACCCAGAACAAGGGCCGCTTGTCGAGCAGGATATCGCGCAAGGTGCCGCCGCCAAACGCCGTAATGAATGCCACGACGAACACGCCGACCAGGTCCATGCGCTTGCGGCGCGCTTCGATGAAGCCGGAAAACGCGCCCACCAGGATGGCGATGACCTCAATGATCTTGATCAGCGAGCCAGGCGGCAATTGGGGTGGCATCATGGGTGGAGCGCTTGAGCTGGAAATAATTGTCACAGGTTAACATGACACGGCCCCGAATGGTGACAAACGGGGCCGTGTGCATGGGACTTAATTGGGCTAACCTGTTACTGAATTGTGTTTTCTTGCTGGCAAGCTCAGCGAATGGGCTGAAGAGCGGAAGAAAGCAATACCACCAGCGCGCCATCGCCCCCTTCGGAGCGGCGTGCCTGGCAAAAGGCGATGACTTCATCCTTTTGCACGAGCCAGCTGTGCACCATCGATTTCAAGACCGGTTCCTGGCCTTTCGAGCCAAAACCCTTGCCGTGGATCACGCGCACGCAGCGCAGCTTGCGCCGCGTGGCCTGGTTCAAAAAGGCACCGATGCCGTCGCGCGCCTCGTCGCGGCGCAAGCCATGCAAGTCCAGCTCATCCTGGATGGGCCAGTGGCCCTTGCGCATCTTCTTCACCACGTCCGGTCCCACGCCGGGGCGGGCGTAATTCAGGGCCGGATCGTTTTCCAGGTAATGGTCGACCTCGAACAAGTCCGACAGCGACTCGCGCAGCACGGCCGCATGATCCTCTTCGGGCGTCAGCTTGCGCGCTGGCTGCTGGGCCGCCATGGCGCCCGCCTTGGGCAGGCTGGGCACGTAGCGATCCGACTCGGGCAGGCGCTTGACGCCGCCGATGCTCGCCTTGAACAGATTGCTTTCCACGGCCTGCACCTTGACCTGCTGGGCGCGTTCAGCCGCAGCTTGCGCGCGCGCGTCCGCCTGCTCCTTGAGCTGCTTGCTGACCGCTTTCAGGTCGGCAAAGTCTTTCATCGACGCCATGCGACGCTTACTCCTGGCCTTCCAGGTAGCGCTGGGCATCCAGTGCTGCCATGCAACCCGTGCCGGCGCTGGTGATGGCCTGGCGGTAAATATGGTCTTGCACGTCGCCTGCGGCAAACACGCCCGGCGCGCTGGTGGCGGTGGCCATGCCTTCCAGGCCCGTCTTGGTCTTGATGTAGCCGTTGTGCATCTCCAGCTGGCCTTCGAAGATGCCCGTGTTCGGCTTGTGGCCGATGGCGATGAATACGCCGTGCACGCTCAACGCTTCGACCTTGCCATCGATGGTCGATTTGATGTTCAGGCCCGTTACGCCGCCTTCGTTGCCCGTCACTTCGTCCAGAGTGTGGTTATATTTCAACACAATCTTGCCTTCGGCAACCTTGGCGTTCAGGCGGTCGATCAAAATCGCTTCCGCGCGGAACTTGTCACGGCGGTGGATCAGGGTGACTTTATTGGCGATATTCGACAGGTACAGCGCTTCTTCGACGGCCGTGTTGCCGCCGCCGACGACAGCCACTTCCTGGTTGCGGTAGAAGAAACCATCGCAGGTGGCGCAGGCGGACACGCCCTTGCCCATGAATTGCGCTTCCGATGGCAGGCCCAGGTATTGCGCGGACGCGCCCGTGGCGATGATCAGTGTGTCGCACGTGTATTCGTGGCTGTCGCCCTTCAGGCGGATCGGCTTTTCGTTGAGGAAGGTGGTGTGGATGTGGTCAAACACGATTTCCGTATTGAAACGCTCGGCATGCTGCAGCAAGCGCTGCATCAGGTCCGGGCCTTGCACGCCCATCGGGTCGCCTGGCCAGTTTTCCACGTCCGTGGTGGTCATCAACTGGCCGCCCTGTTCCACACCGGTGACCAGCATTGGGTTCAGGTTGGCGCGGGCGGCGTAGACGGCAGCGCTGTAGCCGGCTGGGCCGGAGCCGAGGATCAAAACGCGGGCGTGTTTGGTAGTGGTCATGGGAAGCTTCTCTATGAGTGGGGTCTATCCGAATTGGGGGCATACGCGCGAAGAACAAGGGCGTATTGCGCTTGCGCAAGCAATCCACGATTATAGACCAAGCCGCCTGTAGCGACGAATCGTGGGGCCGTCCGGGGCATATATGGCTTAGAATACTTCCTTATTATGGGAAATTCCCTTTCAGAAACATTTATCACCTTGCAGCGCTTCCCAGAATGACTAAACCAGCCCAGGCCAATCAAAATAGCTACACCCGTAAACCGGTCGAACGCCGGCCTCTGCCGAACCGGCTGGTACGGCTGCTGTCCGAGGCGCGCTGGTTCGCGCTGGCCGCGTTTGCCCTGTACTTTGTGCTGATACTGGCCAGCTTCCACAAGCTTGACCCGGGCTGGTCGCATGCGACCTCCGTCGACAAGGTGGCCAACCTGGGCGGCAAGCTGGGTGCGACCTTCTCCGATCTGTTGCTGTATATCTTCGGCTTTTCCGCCTGGTGGTGGTGCGTGTGGCTGCTGCGCACGGTGTGGAATGGCTATCGCCGCCTGAGCAAGCGCTTCCTGCTGGAAGAGGAAGAGGTGGAGCGCGAGCACCATGTCGAGATGCTGATCC is from Janthinobacterium sp. 61 and encodes:
- a CDS encoding membrane-bound PQQ-dependent dehydrogenase, glucose/quinate/shikimate family, producing the protein MMIPSFRPGPLLKVTGVIFILFGLALLGGGIWLASLGGSWYYLLAGIGILVAGVLVFQGKRSAQPFMALLLIATLIWSVIEVKFDWWQLLPRLDIWFAAAVWLLLPFVSRRLAPPAAAKQPQGGKTALSAAVALTVIAGVIALFQDYHDLHGDVPADNMAATATGDLAPGVEHNDWSAYGRSGYGDRYAPAAQITPANISGLKEAWTYHTGDFKGPNDPGEIANEVTPLKVNDMLYLCTPHNIVIALNPDTGKEIWRHDPKINRDAASYQHMICRGVAYWDVNAGRARNNPAPEAASMECPRRILAPTMDGTMIAVNADTGESCKSFGNNGVVNLYKNMAMIKRGFLMPTSPPAVAQNVAVIAASVTDNHSTEEPSGVIRGYDPVTGKLLWNWDPATPEDTKPFPEGKNYTNNSPNSWGVASIDEKLGMVYIPMGNETPDTWGGNRNKNGEKFNSAIVALDLATGKVRWVYQTVHHDIWDMDIGGQPSLVDIDTPKGKVPSVVATTKRGDIYVIDRRDGSLVVPAPEKPVPTSNPAAGDTLSPTQPFSALTFLPERNISEADMWGTTPFDQLACRIIFKERRYEGPFTPQTAGKGAVISPGPLGIFEWGGAAIDPVRQLLIVNPDYMGFLEKLVPRAETTAKGGTGGEMGLQPQTGVPFAVEIKAFLSPLGFPCQAPPWGYVAAVDLRTMKKVWMHKNGTTRDSGPVPIPLPLGVPSLGGMVTTGGGVTFLSSTLDYYIRGYDVSNGKVIWKARLPAGGQATPMSYVSNKSGRQFVVVMAGGHGSLGTKMSDTLIAYALPESTAVPKK
- the ppa gene encoding inorganic diphosphatase, translated to MSLNNVSSGRDLPNDFNVVIEIPMNADPIKYEVDKESGAIFVDRFMGTAMHYPCNYGYVPNTLSPDGDPVDVLVITPFPLIPGVVVRCRPIGVLKMTDESGEDAKVLAVPVDKVLSIYSHWQKPEDLNELRLRQIQHFFEHYKDLEKGKWVKIDGWYGPDVAKEEILNGVAAFKKDAEKA
- a CDS encoding GNAT family N-acetyltransferase, yielding MNYRTAIVSTLAEIGEAAWTELLASQADATPFLSYAFLHALHESGCASAETGWQPNYLALWQGETLAAALPLYLKMHSYGEYVFDWAWADAYQQHGLEYYPKLLSAIPFTPVSGARLLARDGQARAALLAFLQAQQQASAVSSCHILFPPENEARLLAQAGYLMRSGVQFHWINPGYTDFEQFLSTLENKKRKNIRAERRKVQEAGVTMRQVRGVNALDADWTLFHRCYSNTYAEHRSSPYLSLDFFRRIGASMPQNILLVIAEREGRAIAASLVIHTTDTLYGRYWGALEHVPCLHFETAYYQPLEFCIANGITTFEGGAQGEHKMARGFLPQKTWSAHWLAHPAFADAVQRFLERERGGIDAYLDELNDHSPFRG
- a CDS encoding NAD+ synthase, with translation MTVKVAIAQMNSTVGDLAGNRAKIFDLSRRAFEAGADIVLTPELSLVGYPPEDLLLRNAFYAKTQEVFAGLALELAQFKDLHVVVGLPLQDEKGVRHNAASVLLNGEVLGTYRKHDLPNTTVFDEKRYFTSSDQAFVFGVKGVRFGINICEDTWFQHAPMRARAAGAQVLLVPNGSPYHMNKQHLRYETMRKNVSAQGMALVYANLVGGQDELIFDGDSFVMDAAGTICAQLRHFEEDLQLVEFDGATPVPQALAAPLTIEAQVYQALVLGVRDYIGKNGFPGVLIGMSGGVDSALTLAIAVDALGADKVRAVMMPSQFTADISWIDSRDMVKRLNVRYDEIPIKQTFDAFRATLAGEFAGLAEDATEENIQARIRGTLLMALSNKHGSIVLTTGNKSEMAVGYCTLYGDMAGGFAVIKDIAKTLVYRLCAWRNSVSDVIPERILTRGPSAELRADQLDQDSLPPYEVLDGIMQLYMEENRPIAEIIEAGYPPADVARVTRLIKINEYKRRQSPVGIRVTHRGFGRDWRYPITSKFYE
- a CDS encoding P-II family nitrogen regulator, which encodes MKQITAIIKPFKLDEVREALADVNVTGLTVTEVKGFGRQKGHTELYRGAEYVVDFLPKVKVEVVVDDSVSELVVDAIIKAARTGKIGDGKIFVRDVEQVIRIRTGETGPDAV
- a CDS encoding trimeric intracellular cation channel family protein, which gives rise to MMPPQLPPGSLIKIIEVIAILVGAFSGFIEARRKRMDLVGVFVVAFITAFGGGTLRDILLDKRPLFWVSHQEYAILIFVLALTAAPLIQHLRQIVSERLIVIADAIGLGMFAIAGVAEAMRAGMPIFIASMMGVITGIFGGVMRDIVCNEVPMVFRDGKPYAICAFFGCWAYLLQMHFGAEHDFALWTSASGITILRLICWKFDMRLGR
- a CDS encoding Smr/MutS family protein, whose translation is MASMKDFADLKAVSKQLKEQADARAQAAAERAQQVKVQAVESNLFKASIGGVKRLPESDRYVPSLPKAGAMAAQQPARKLTPEEDHAAVLRESLSDLFEVDHYLENDPALNYARPGVGPDVVKKMRKGHWPIQDELDLHGLRRDEARDGIGAFLNQATRRKLRCVRVIHGKGFGSKGQEPVLKSMVHSWLVQKDEVIAFCQARRSEGGDGALVVLLSSALQPIR
- the trxB gene encoding thioredoxin-disulfide reductase codes for the protein MTTTKHARVLILGSGPAGYSAAVYAARANLNPMLVTGVEQGGQLMTTTDVENWPGDPMGVQGPDLMQRLLQHAERFNTEIVFDHIHTTFLNEKPIRLKGDSHEYTCDTLIIATGASAQYLGLPSEAQFMGKGVSACATCDGFFYRNQEVAVVGGGNTAVEEALYLSNIANKVTLIHRRDKFRAEAILIDRLNAKVAEGKIVLKYNHTLDEVTGNEGGVTGLNIKSTIDGKVEALSVHGVFIAIGHKPNTGIFEGQLEMHNGYIKTKTGLEGMATATSAPGVFAAGDVQDHIYRQAITSAGTGCMAALDAQRYLEGQE